The following coding sequences are from one Mesotoga infera window:
- a CDS encoding energy-coupling factor transporter transmembrane protein EcfT, with protein MVGIPLGRFVPVDSIIHNLSPVAKTISFVSLAVGSLFLSGISDFTVFLSVWIVLSGLSAVPFREYMKTLRGIRLLILLIVVFQIFFSHGRVLLDLKVLRITEEGLINAVVLSARMILAVLFSIILSLTTSPLEISSSIEEIIGKFPAGRKLSSELGMALSLTLTFIPLISLQTNRIIMAQKARGVEFDKGKLPSRVKNSLSVVIPVITTSLKKAQDTAAALQIRGYRPGHRLTSLREKSWSSNDSIILLVTIFSILSAIIL; from the coding sequence ACTTGGGCGTTTCGTTCCGGTTGATTCAATTATTCACAACTTGTCACCAGTAGCAAAGACCATATCCTTTGTTTCGCTTGCAGTAGGCTCTCTTTTTCTGAGCGGGATTTCGGATTTCACAGTCTTCTTATCGGTTTGGATAGTTCTCTCCGGACTTTCAGCCGTTCCTTTCAGGGAGTACATGAAGACGCTCCGCGGGATAAGGTTGTTGATCTTGTTGATTGTGGTCTTTCAGATCTTTTTCTCTCACGGAAGGGTCTTGCTGGACCTAAAAGTGTTGAGAATCACGGAAGAAGGTTTGATTAACGCTGTTGTGCTTTCGGCGAGAATGATTCTTGCCGTGCTTTTCAGCATAATACTTTCACTCACGACGTCTCCCCTCGAAATCTCTTCTTCTATTGAAGAGATTATTGGGAAATTTCCTGCCGGCAGAAAACTGTCTTCTGAACTTGGGATGGCACTTTCATTGACGCTTACGTTCATCCCGCTTATCTCTCTTCAAACAAACCGGATAATCATGGCACAGAAGGCGAGGGGAGTTGAGTTCGACAAAGGAAAACTTCCTTCAAGAGTGAAAAACTCGCTATCAGTAGTGATCCCGGTAATTACGACATCGCTGAAGAAGGCTCAGGATACTGCCGCCGCCCTTCAGATTAGGGGGTACAGGCCCGGACATAGATTAACTAGCCTAAGGGAAAAGAGCTGGTCTTCAAACGACTCGATTATTCTACTAGTAACGATCTTTTCAATTCTGAGTGCCATCATACTGTAA